One window from the genome of Vibrio sp. VB16 encodes:
- the dbpA gene encoding ATP-dependent RNA helicase DbpA, which produces MSQIPFSTLSLSPALLQNLETLGYTSMTPIQAKALPLMLKGVDVIGQGKTGSGKTAAFGLSLLTNLNVKRFRVQCLVLCPTRELADQVAKEIRSLARSIHNIKVLTLCGGMPMGPQIGSLEHGAHILVGTPGRILDHLERGRIDLSELNTLVLDEADRMLDMGFQDALDAIIGEAPTERQTLLFSATFPEQIQTVANKIMKKPELVKVEATHDNSSISQFFFKVGNDTDRLNAVKKLLLSHRPESSVIFCNTKREVQEVAEELYQEGFDVIDLHGDLEQRDRNQALVQFSNKSISILIATDVAARGLDVDNLDMVINYQLSRDPEVHVHRIGRTGRAGSKGMACSLFSSNEMHRVAQIDEYMDLPIDPIALPNEEVLSEPTYQAEMVTIEISGGKKQKVRAGDILGALTGQDGIDGKKVGKINLFDMRSYVAVHKNVVKEALKKLENGKLKGRKFRARILR; this is translated from the coding sequence TTGAGCCAGATTCCATTTTCTACTCTTTCTTTGTCGCCTGCTTTATTGCAAAACTTGGAGACATTGGGCTACACCTCAATGACACCAATTCAAGCAAAAGCATTACCCCTTATGCTTAAAGGCGTTGACGTTATTGGGCAAGGAAAAACCGGCTCAGGTAAGACGGCTGCGTTTGGACTTAGCTTATTGACTAACCTCAATGTAAAACGCTTTAGAGTTCAATGCTTAGTATTGTGTCCAACAAGGGAACTCGCTGATCAGGTAGCAAAAGAGATCCGATCGTTAGCGCGTTCTATTCACAATATTAAGGTATTGACACTTTGTGGCGGTATGCCAATGGGTCCACAGATTGGTTCACTTGAACACGGTGCCCATATTTTGGTCGGCACACCTGGCCGTATTTTGGATCACCTTGAGAGAGGACGTATTGACCTTTCTGAACTCAACACGTTGGTTTTGGATGAAGCCGATAGAATGTTGGATATGGGTTTTCAAGACGCACTAGATGCGATAATCGGTGAAGCACCAACAGAAAGACAAACACTCCTATTTAGTGCGACCTTCCCAGAACAGATTCAAACAGTGGCTAACAAAATAATGAAGAAGCCTGAGCTGGTTAAGGTTGAGGCAACCCATGATAATTCAAGTATTTCGCAATTCTTCTTCAAAGTAGGCAATGATACGGACAGATTAAATGCGGTCAAAAAGCTGCTATTGTCACATCGACCTGAATCTTCTGTGATCTTCTGTAATACAAAACGCGAAGTTCAAGAGGTGGCTGAAGAGCTGTACCAAGAAGGGTTTGACGTTATTGATCTTCATGGTGATTTAGAACAAAGAGACCGAAATCAAGCTCTGGTTCAGTTTTCAAATAAAAGCATCTCTATCTTAATTGCGACTGATGTTGCGGCTCGTGGACTTGATGTAGATAACCTAGATATGGTTATCAATTATCAATTATCTCGCGATCCGGAGGTTCATGTACACCGTATAGGTCGTACTGGCCGTGCGGGTAGTAAAGGTATGGCGTGTAGCTTGTTTAGCAGTAACGAAATGCATCGAGTAGCACAGATAGATGAGTATATGGATCTTCCTATCGATCCTATTGCGCTGCCGAATGAAGAGGTATTGAGTGAGCCAACATACCAAGCTGAAATGGTGACGATAGAGATCTCTGGCGGTAAAAAGCAGAAAGTACGTGCAGGTGACATTCTTGGAGCATTGACAGGTCAAGACGGTATCGATGGTAAAAAAGTTGGCAAAATTAATCTTTTTGACATGCGTTCTTATGTAGCAGTACATAAGAATGTTGTTAAAGAAGCACTTAAAAAACTAGAGAATGGCAAACTTAAAGGTCGCAAGTTTAGAGCTCGAATTCTTCGATAG
- a CDS encoding ArsR/SmtB family transcription factor, translated as MNLESVAKALKELGHPTRLCIYKTVVKAGFQGIAVGKIQEILKIPNSTLSHHISSLASADLIKQRREGRTLYCVAEYENLEGVISYLREECCADEAAQEIEHLLPS; from the coding sequence ATGAATCTAGAAAGCGTTGCAAAAGCACTGAAAGAACTTGGTCACCCTACCCGTTTATGCATATATAAAACGGTGGTTAAGGCAGGCTTTCAAGGTATTGCTGTTGGGAAAATTCAAGAGATATTGAAAATCCCAAATTCTACTTTGTCTCATCATATTTCTAGCCTCGCTTCCGCCGATCTGATTAAACAACGACGAGAAGGCCGCACACTATACTGTGTAGCAGAGTATGAGAACTTAGAAGGCGTGATCAGTTATTTGCGGGAAGAGTGTTGTGCAGACGAGGCAGCCCAAGAAATTGAACACCTTTTACCCAGTTAA
- a CDS encoding sugar O-acetyltransferase translates to MRSEKQKMLAGEPYLAWDKELYSERVACRKTLQILNNSLPNSDEWKASIKQLISNATDDTYIEPPFRCDYGSNIRVGKNFYANFNCIILDVNRVNIGDNVLLAPNVQIYTAGHPTDVKSRVEEGVEFGLPITIGDNVWIGGGAIICPGVTIGANSVIGAGAVVTKDVPESVVAAGNPCRVIKKIDNT, encoded by the coding sequence ATGAGAAGTGAAAAACAAAAAATGCTGGCTGGCGAACCCTATCTTGCTTGGGACAAAGAACTGTATTCAGAACGTGTCGCTTGCCGTAAAACATTACAAATACTAAATAATAGCTTACCAAATAGTGACGAATGGAAGGCATCGATCAAGCAACTGATTTCAAATGCGACGGATGATACCTATATCGAACCACCTTTTCGATGTGATTACGGCAGCAATATCCGTGTAGGTAAGAACTTTTATGCTAATTTTAACTGCATTATATTAGATGTGAATCGAGTTAATATTGGTGATAACGTACTCCTTGCACCCAATGTTCAAATCTATACCGCGGGTCACCCAACGGATGTGAAAAGCAGAGTTGAAGAGGGCGTTGAATTCGGCCTGCCGATCACAATCGGTGATAATGTGTGGATAGGTGGCGGCGCAATCATCTGTCCGGGCGTGACAATTGGTGCCAACTCAGTGATTGGTGCTGGTGCCGTAGTCACCAAAGATGTACCTGAAAGTGTGGTTGCAGCAGGTAATCCGTGCAGGGTTATTAAGAAGATCGATAATACCTAA
- a CDS encoding transporter substrate-binding domain-containing protein, with the protein MKHKIGKLAAYSAIILCSAGAAAGPILDGIAESGELRACFDAGYMPFEMKSTNNSYIGFDIDLGKVMAKQMGVKYVPVNTAWDGIIPALITGKCDIIMAGMTITAPRNMKVNFADPYIVVGQSILLNPKLKGEINSYKDLNDPKYVVASKLGTTGETVVKRMLSKAEYNAFETETDAALEVINGKADAMIYDMPFISIYAAQNSEKINAILEPFTYEPLGWAVKQGDPDMVNFLNNYLRQIKGDGTYDRIYAKWFKSDAWLKQIK; encoded by the coding sequence ATGAAGCATAAAATAGGTAAGTTGGCTGCATATAGCGCGATAATCCTCTGCTCTGCGGGAGCGGCCGCAGGACCAATATTAGACGGTATTGCAGAGTCTGGTGAATTACGCGCGTGTTTTGATGCGGGCTATATGCCATTTGAAATGAAGTCTACTAACAATAGCTATATCGGTTTTGATATCGATTTAGGTAAAGTGATGGCGAAGCAGATGGGTGTGAAATATGTGCCTGTAAACACAGCATGGGATGGCATTATTCCAGCGCTTATTACCGGTAAGTGCGACATCATTATGGCGGGTATGACGATAACGGCTCCTCGTAATATGAAGGTGAATTTTGCTGACCCATATATCGTCGTTGGCCAATCTATACTCCTAAATCCTAAGTTGAAGGGTGAGATTAACAGCTACAAAGACCTTAATGATCCTAAATATGTAGTAGCAAGTAAGCTCGGTACGACCGGTGAAACGGTGGTAAAAAGAATGCTAAGTAAGGCGGAGTATAACGCGTTTGAAACTGAAACTGATGCCGCTTTGGAAGTGATAAATGGTAAGGCTGACGCGATGATCTACGACATGCCGTTTATCTCTATCTATGCTGCTCAAAATAGTGAAAAAATAAACGCAATTCTTGAACCATTCACCTATGAGCCGCTTGGTTGGGCCGTTAAACAAGGTGACCCTGATATGGTCAACTTTTTGAACAATTACCTTCGTCAAATCAAAGGGGATGGCACTTACGATCGTATCTACGCTAAGTGGTTCAAGAGTGATGCTTGGTTAAAACAAATTAAATAA
- a CDS encoding alpha-amylase family protein — translation MLSHSLSEKALKQVLSSVTLPTLTNKEEKVFLDRLDFHFPELVSKLHLLYSDHYDFFFHLQSLINGLATAFSRRKPELKIRDEQRLLNPTWYRSEKMLGMALYVDLFAGDLKNLKLKLPYFQSLGVNYIHLMPLYQSPKGDSDGGYAVSDYRKVDSTLGSEKDLEDLADAFSEAGISLVLDFVFNHTSNEHEWAKKALAGNPEFANFYHFFNDKKEVDEYNQTCREIFPTVRRGSFTYLEQSNKWVWTTFNSFQWDLNYSNPAVFNAIADEMLFLANIGCEGLRLDALAFIWKEKWTQCENLTKAHTLIQAFNLCLQIVAPAVQFKSEAIVHPDEVAKYIDKNECQLSYNPLMMALMWESLATRETKLLTASLKKSFDIAPDCAWVNYIRCHDDIGWTFDDEVASQLGINGFDHRRFLNQFYTGRFDGSFAKGVPFQENPTTGDCRVCGSLASLAGLEKAIISGDTQTLDHAIKRILLLNSISLSIGGIPLIYQGDEIGVLNDHTYLDNEFKRDDSRWVNRPAITEEIVNLAKHATSPQGIVNRQLKQMIAIRQSESVFGEASTQILETYRSHLFAYSREHKNGEKLLAICNFSEHPQSIPSSICDLLQANQVFDLLTGNDISLNQEITLGAYAVLWIKKLEIGTVNEK, via the coding sequence ATGCTGTCACATTCGTTGAGCGAGAAAGCATTAAAACAAGTATTGAGTTCTGTCACCCTGCCAACGTTGACCAATAAAGAGGAAAAGGTATTTCTAGACCGTTTAGATTTTCATTTTCCAGAACTGGTTTCAAAGCTCCATCTACTCTATTCCGACCACTATGATTTTTTCTTTCATCTTCAAAGCCTAATCAATGGCTTGGCAACAGCATTTTCCCGTCGTAAACCTGAGTTAAAAATTAGAGACGAGCAGCGCCTTCTCAATCCCACTTGGTATCGAAGTGAAAAGATGTTGGGCATGGCGCTTTACGTTGATTTGTTTGCAGGTGATTTAAAAAACCTTAAATTAAAGCTGCCCTATTTTCAGAGTCTCGGAGTTAATTACATCCACTTAATGCCGCTGTACCAGTCACCTAAAGGCGATAGTGACGGTGGTTATGCGGTATCAGACTATCGTAAAGTTGATTCAACATTAGGAAGTGAAAAGGACCTAGAGGATCTCGCTGATGCTTTTAGTGAAGCGGGTATTAGCTTGGTTCTTGATTTTGTGTTTAACCACACCTCAAATGAGCATGAATGGGCAAAAAAAGCATTAGCTGGCAACCCAGAGTTTGCGAATTTTTATCATTTCTTCAATGATAAGAAAGAGGTGGATGAATATAATCAAACATGTCGTGAAATTTTTCCTACGGTAAGACGAGGAAGTTTTACCTATTTAGAGCAATCAAATAAATGGGTTTGGACCACATTTAATAGCTTCCAATGGGACCTTAATTATTCTAACCCCGCGGTGTTTAATGCGATTGCGGATGAAATGCTTTTTTTAGCAAATATAGGGTGTGAAGGATTGCGACTAGATGCACTTGCGTTTATCTGGAAGGAAAAGTGGACACAGTGCGAAAATTTAACCAAAGCACATACGCTAATTCAAGCATTTAATCTCTGTTTGCAGATTGTTGCCCCCGCTGTTCAGTTTAAGTCAGAAGCGATTGTTCACCCAGATGAAGTCGCAAAATATATCGATAAAAATGAATGCCAGCTCTCATATAACCCACTCATGATGGCACTTATGTGGGAAAGCTTGGCAACCAGAGAAACCAAGCTATTGACGGCTTCACTTAAGAAGAGCTTCGACATTGCTCCTGATTGTGCATGGGTGAATTATATCCGATGTCATGATGATATTGGATGGACATTTGATGATGAAGTGGCGAGTCAGTTGGGGATAAATGGCTTCGATCATCGTCGTTTTCTGAATCAATTTTACACGGGTCGTTTTGACGGCTCTTTTGCGAAAGGAGTACCATTTCAAGAGAATCCGACAACGGGCGATTGTCGAGTCTGCGGCTCATTAGCCTCGTTGGCAGGGCTAGAAAAAGCGATAATATCAGGTGATACGCAGACGTTGGATCACGCCATCAAACGGATATTACTTCTTAACAGCATAAGCTTAAGTATTGGGGGTATCCCACTAATTTATCAAGGTGATGAGATTGGTGTGTTGAATGATCATACTTATCTAGATAATGAATTTAAAAGAGATGATTCTCGCTGGGTCAATCGACCCGCGATTACAGAAGAGATCGTCAACTTAGCGAAGCATGCGACGTCCCCACAAGGTATCGTTAATCGCCAACTAAAGCAGATGATTGCTATCCGTCAATCTGAATCTGTGTTTGGTGAAGCGAGTACACAGATACTGGAAACCTACCGTTCTCACTTATTTGCTTATTCCCGTGAACATAAAAACGGAGAGAAGCTGCTCGCTATTTGCAATTTCAGTGAACATCCGCAATCAATACCAAGTTCTATTTGTGATCTGCTACAGGCGAATCAGGTGTTTGACTTGCTAACAGGGAATGATATCTCACTTAACCAAGAGATCACTCTCGGAGCGTACGCTGTACTTTGGATAAAAAAATTAGAAATTGGAACAGTTAATGAGAAGTGA
- a CDS encoding RNA-binding S4 domain-containing protein codes for MNEEQPDDLSTDEVEVEAIGIEISSQPIELYKLFKIANLVNGGGEAKHIISEGYVAVNGEIETRKRRKMFDGDLVEFNQEYYVVLCDLPEGELPEVFEEDLVAQEYQVRDSDIESVDHEMQAESIQNEYEEASLEETELESEEPESEPEEPAKKNSGRKSIQFF; via the coding sequence ATGAACGAAGAGCAACCAGACGATCTCTCCACTGATGAAGTAGAAGTTGAGGCGATCGGTATCGAGATCAGCAGCCAACCAATAGAACTCTATAAATTATTTAAAATAGCTAACTTGGTCAATGGTGGCGGTGAGGCTAAACACATTATCTCAGAAGGATATGTGGCCGTTAATGGTGAAATAGAGACCAGAAAACGTCGTAAAATGTTTGACGGCGATTTGGTTGAGTTTAATCAAGAATATTATGTGGTTTTGTGTGATCTTCCGGAAGGTGAATTACCAGAAGTTTTTGAAGAAGATCTGGTCGCGCAAGAGTACCAGGTGAGAGACTCGGATATTGAGTCTGTCGATCATGAAATGCAAGCTGAGTCTATTCAAAATGAATACGAAGAGGCCTCTCTGGAAGAAACAGAACTAGAAAGTGAGGAACCTGAGTCCGAACCTGAAGAGCCTGCAAAAAAAAATAGCGGTAGAAAATCGATTCAGTTTTTCTAA
- the fruB gene encoding fused PTS fructose transporter subunit IIA/HPr protein: protein MLKLTTLDIELQQTAIDKSTAIRVLASDLAKKGLVEVDYVEGMLNREAQNTTFLGNGIAIPHGTTDTRHLVKSTGVAVHHFPQGVDWEDGNTIYIAIGIAAKSDEHLGILKQLTKVLSADGVEDKLRDASTKQEILALLNGDVQFTADFDESLILQNFPASDMIQLSAVAGGLLKNTHSVEASFIADLVSKKPTYLGKGLWLISSVTSVSRTAMSVVTVDPAFSFEDKPVNGLIAFSVCNAAHQTMLDTISELVFQQKQTTILQATKQELVSLFTQDDGETSAPTTSDNNAVFKIKNAHGLHARPGAMLVAEAKKFESIISVKNLDGDGKTVNAKSLMKVIGLGVMHGHSLAFSAEGIDAGEAIKAIGIAIESGLGEG from the coding sequence ATGTTAAAACTGACAACATTAGATATTGAGCTTCAACAAACCGCTATAGACAAAAGCACGGCCATTCGCGTATTAGCGAGCGACCTTGCAAAGAAAGGATTAGTAGAAGTTGACTACGTAGAAGGTATGCTTAATCGGGAAGCACAAAACACCACCTTCCTTGGAAACGGCATTGCAATACCTCATGGTACAACCGATACCCGTCATCTTGTGAAAAGCACCGGGGTCGCTGTCCATCACTTTCCCCAGGGCGTAGATTGGGAAGACGGTAACACGATTTATATCGCAATTGGCATCGCCGCTAAATCTGACGAGCATTTAGGCATATTAAAGCAGCTGACTAAGGTTCTTTCTGCTGATGGTGTTGAAGATAAACTGAGAGATGCTTCTACAAAACAAGAAATCCTCGCCCTATTAAATGGTGACGTTCAATTCACTGCGGACTTTGATGAATCTCTGATCCTACAAAACTTCCCTGCAAGCGACATGATTCAACTTTCTGCCGTTGCGGGTGGCCTATTAAAAAACACCCATTCAGTTGAGGCTAGCTTCATCGCTGACCTTGTTAGTAAAAAGCCAACCTATCTAGGTAAAGGCCTATGGTTGATCAGCAGTGTTACCTCGGTTTCACGCACTGCAATGTCTGTCGTTACTGTCGACCCCGCATTTTCATTTGAAGACAAACCCGTCAACGGGCTCATTGCTTTCTCCGTTTGCAATGCCGCTCACCAAACCATGCTCGATACGATCAGTGAATTAGTCTTCCAACAGAAGCAAACCACCATTCTTCAAGCCACCAAGCAAGAGTTGGTCTCTCTATTCACACAAGATGATGGCGAAACATCTGCTCCCACAACGTCCGATAATAATGCCGTCTTCAAGATAAAAAATGCCCACGGTTTACACGCTCGTCCAGGCGCAATGCTGGTGGCAGAAGCGAAGAAATTCGAGTCAATTATCAGTGTGAAGAACCTTGATGGAGACGGAAAAACCGTCAACGCTAAGAGCTTAATGAAGGTGATCGGATTAGGCGTTATGCATGGACATTCTTTGGCGTTCTCCGCGGAGGGCATCGACGCTGGCGAAGCAATAAAAGCGATAGGCATCGCCATTGAGTCTGGCCTAGGTGAAGGGTAA
- a CDS encoding amino acid ABC transporter permease codes for MLHKKNNWAWHFLFILALIGIGFSVYSASQKINYTWQWNRIVPYIIDSSPTETLADSDGTVITVEKGNIVIEFDNGDAAQRIEKADDVFVVEGDLVFAGDRISSLNQQSMGVLLIGLITTIQLSIISLSFAIIIGLVAALMRISTNPLSRNFAFLYVEIIRGTPLLVQIFIVYFFLGTIFDLDRFTAGITALSVFTGAYIAEIIRSGIQSIPQGQMEAARSLGMSYPKAMTYVILPQAFKRTLPPMAGQLINLIKDSSLVSVISITDLTKAGREVVAGSFATFEVWFAVAALYLVLTSTLSFGVQRIEKRLSNSD; via the coding sequence ATGCTACATAAAAAGAATAATTGGGCTTGGCACTTTCTATTCATACTCGCTCTTATCGGCATTGGTTTCTCTGTTTATTCCGCTTCACAAAAAATAAATTATACATGGCAATGGAATCGAATTGTCCCCTACATAATTGATTCATCACCGACTGAAACGTTAGCCGATAGTGATGGTACGGTTATTACGGTCGAGAAGGGCAACATCGTTATTGAATTTGACAATGGAGACGCTGCTCAACGGATTGAAAAGGCAGATGATGTATTTGTAGTCGAGGGTGATTTAGTTTTTGCTGGTGACAGAATTTCTAGCCTAAATCAGCAGAGTATGGGTGTACTTTTAATCGGATTGATTACGACGATTCAACTCTCAATTATTTCATTGTCTTTTGCCATCATCATTGGTTTAGTTGCCGCGTTAATGCGTATATCCACAAACCCATTGAGTCGAAACTTCGCTTTTTTGTATGTTGAGATTATTCGCGGTACACCACTTCTTGTGCAGATCTTTATCGTGTATTTTTTCTTAGGCACGATTTTCGATCTGGACAGATTTACCGCAGGTATTACTGCGCTGTCTGTCTTTACCGGGGCGTATATTGCGGAAATCATTCGTTCGGGTATCCAATCGATCCCACAGGGGCAAATGGAAGCAGCACGCTCTTTGGGTATGAGTTATCCCAAGGCAATGACTTACGTTATCTTACCCCAAGCATTTAAACGCACGCTACCACCTATGGCTGGACAATTGATTAACCTAATAAAAGACTCTTCCTTAGTGTCGGTCATTTCCATTACGGATCTGACTAAGGCTGGCAGAGAAGTGGTTGCAGGTAGCTTTGCTACATTCGAAGTATGGTTCGCTGTTGCGGCGCTTTATCTTGTACTAACTTCCACACTATCTTTCGGCGTACAGCGCATTGAAAAGAGGCTATCAAACAGTGACTAG
- a CDS encoding amino acid ABC transporter ATP-binding protein, whose translation MVVAASVDKIYDNGCHALKKVSVTVKRGEVVVIIGPSGSGKSTFLRTLNQLEVVTDGDIIIDGINMYDSSTDINVLRENVGMVFQSFNLFPHLSVKKNVMLAPLKVSKLAKEEVEKKAVQLLTRVGLAEKIDVFPSQLSGGQQQRVAIARALAMNPDLMLFDEPTSALDPEMVGEVLEVMKSLAEEGMTMVVVTHEMGFASEVADRVLFMEDGQLLVDDIPENFFENPSHPRLKTFLSSIL comes from the coding sequence ATGGTTGTCGCCGCAAGCGTAGATAAGATTTACGATAACGGCTGTCACGCACTAAAAAAGGTGTCCGTTACAGTAAAACGTGGAGAAGTCGTGGTGATTATAGGGCCGTCCGGTTCGGGTAAATCAACCTTCTTGCGGACATTAAACCAATTAGAGGTGGTGACGGACGGCGATATTATTATAGATGGTATCAACATGTACGACTCATCTACTGACATCAATGTACTACGTGAAAACGTCGGCATGGTATTTCAGTCCTTCAATCTATTTCCCCATCTTTCAGTCAAAAAAAATGTGATGCTAGCACCATTGAAAGTATCGAAGCTAGCTAAAGAGGAAGTAGAAAAGAAGGCAGTACAACTGCTAACTAGAGTAGGACTAGCTGAAAAAATAGATGTCTTTCCAAGTCAACTATCTGGCGGGCAGCAACAGCGTGTTGCTATTGCACGTGCGTTAGCAATGAATCCCGATCTCATGTTATTTGATGAGCCAACATCTGCACTCGATCCAGAGATGGTCGGAGAGGTTTTAGAAGTGATGAAGTCGCTTGCGGAGGAAGGTATGACCATGGTTGTCGTCACGCACGAAATGGGTTTTGCTAGTGAAGTAGCGGACAGGGTACTGTTTATGGAAGATGGCCAGCTGCTTGTTGATGACATACCTGAAAACTTTTTCGAAAATCCGTCTCATCCACGATTGAAAACGTTTTTGTCTAGTATTCTGTGA
- the cra gene encoding catabolite repressor/activator encodes MTLVEIAKLAGVSKTTASYVINGKAKKYRISEKTQHKVMAVVNEHNYQPDHAASSLRAGNSRSFGLIIPDLENSSYTKLAKLLEQNSRKAGYQILIGCSDDEAEIEESLATALLSRRIDALFVATCLPNANEYYLKIQKSGTPVVAIDRPLDDECFGCVISEDYTSAYDLTNSVLSQSVKTVGLIGALPELSISKDRQLGFYAAARIHKKESIVGYGKHFNREEGKAVLSQWVREKKVPDAIVVTSYTLLEGVLDVLLEHTELMSKIKLGTFGDNRLLDFLPMKVNSLPQQFELISDSALALALNASAKRQQFGIELIPRKLIRR; translated from the coding sequence ATGACATTAGTCGAAATAGCAAAGTTGGCAGGTGTCTCAAAGACTACGGCAAGTTATGTCATCAACGGTAAAGCAAAAAAATACCGTATAAGTGAGAAGACTCAACATAAAGTGATGGCTGTTGTTAACGAGCATAATTACCAACCTGACCATGCAGCTTCATCCCTGCGGGCCGGGAATAGCCGTTCATTTGGCCTTATTATTCCTGATCTGGAGAACTCGAGCTACACCAAACTTGCCAAATTACTCGAACAAAACTCGCGAAAAGCGGGTTATCAAATCTTGATTGGTTGCAGTGATGACGAAGCTGAAATTGAAGAGAGTTTGGCTACCGCACTGTTGAGCCGAAGAATTGACGCACTGTTTGTGGCTACTTGCCTACCCAATGCAAACGAATATTACTTAAAAATCCAAAAATCTGGTACGCCTGTTGTGGCAATAGACCGTCCTTTAGATGATGAGTGTTTTGGGTGTGTTATCAGTGAAGACTACACCTCCGCCTATGATTTGACCAATTCAGTTTTGTCGCAGAGTGTAAAGACGGTTGGATTAATCGGTGCTCTGCCTGAATTAAGTATCTCTAAAGATCGTCAATTAGGTTTTTATGCGGCGGCGCGTATCCATAAGAAAGAATCTATCGTTGGTTATGGCAAGCATTTTAATAGAGAAGAAGGCAAAGCTGTATTGTCTCAATGGGTGCGAGAGAAAAAAGTACCTGACGCCATCGTGGTCACATCTTATACCCTTTTGGAAGGCGTGCTGGATGTGCTTTTGGAACACACCGAGCTGATGTCAAAAATAAAATTGGGCACTTTTGGCGATAACAGGTTGCTCGATTTCCTGCCAATGAAAGTAAACTCGCTGCCTCAGCAATTTGAATTAATCTCTGATAGCGCGCTTGCGTTAGCACTCAATGCTTCAGCCAAACGTCAGCAGTTTGGTATTGAGTTAATACCGAGAAAATTAATACGCCGATAA